A genomic stretch from Pseudoliparis swirei isolate HS2019 ecotype Mariana Trench chromosome 18, NWPU_hadal_v1, whole genome shotgun sequence includes:
- the cass4 gene encoding cas scaffolding protein family member 4, with protein sequence MNKLAKALYDNTAECADELAFRKGDIVTVMDQNVAGTSGWWMCFLYGRHGLAPANRLQLLPQTTTTAGSLRHDVEKPKSTDAATDDNTQNIYQIPSVPRSCSSPAYERMDMIYKVPSTPLTPSKVAVPAAHRHSTDGLEGFKPSFFSMASRPSGEVYDVPSQARRASLFTMSTTQKHVPQCSSPGDSYVYAVPPSLPQDPNYDIPVPSATEAQQKMTGGYNTLPSPCKPEWIYDVPVGPEKQSPPQGHYDPSKSICGQLYDTFPARAWPIQRGSPSPSLYDIPNPNSPGISSPPKVLPRVPIYDKLPTQRLTEELVYAVPPQEDPLSRVISDPPGDHIPLECRGDSSNAHELARVRLQRMRNFLTCATLRELPVNGESLAQEDNERGRTLRLSAADSQRISTASSSSSSSSSSSCDSLALSSSSPEPLREVTLSQDEACCRLLDLRDSVCSAVPRLMEFVSSHWRSREHLEKHLTEIKEAAEGIACRLTCFLSFALDVKGNARHLTDANLQSRLFKQLSIVEDSGVILQQTVSALNMARWPLNTLCQDSGHVQTPDQLDRFVMVARTVPEDVKRLVSIINANGKLLFRAPQKAPEPLNTIGQPETKKGPDGREQGGNLVEDDNDYVELQTKNDFEKQQKEVKKELKENVTPVSIKTQADDKCHSSESGSGPEEQRPASMSEHCRLYFGALQKAINGFVGSLRDGQPPEKFISQSKLVIMVGQRLVNTLYREAQRGESSQSLLCKSNHLCALLKQLAVATKKAALHYPDKQSLHEAQEFAKELAQRAQHFRISLDL encoded by the exons AACAAACTTGCGAAGGCTCTGTATGACAACACCGCGGAGTGTGCGGATGAGCTGGCTTTCAGAAAAGGGGACATCGTCACAGTGATGGATCAAAACGTGGCCGGCACCAGCGGATGGTGGATGTGTTTTCTCTATGGACGCCATGGTCTGGCCCCGGCAAACCGACTGCAGCTTTTACCACAAACTACAACCACTGCGGGCTCATTGCGCCATGACGTAGAAAAACCCAAATCAACGGATGCTGCAACTGATGACAACACGCAAAATATATACCAGATCCCAAGTGTACCCCGATCCTGCAGCAGCCCAGCTTATGAACGCATGGATATGATCTACAAGGTCCCGAGCACTCCTTTAACACCTTCAAAAGTGGCGGTCCCGGCAGCACATAGGCACAGCACAGACGGACTGGAGGGATTCAAG CCTTCCTTCTTCAGCATGGCGTCCCGTCCATCTGGGGAGGTTTATGATGTCCCGAGCCAGGCGAGACGAGCTTCCCTTTTCACT ATGTCAACAACTCAAAAACATGTGCCACAGTGCAGCAGTCCAGGGGACTCTTAC GTGTATGCCGTTCCACCGTCTTTGCCTCAAGACCCAAACTATGACATCCCTGTTCCCTCGGCCACAGAAGCCCAACAGAAAATGACGGGTGGATACAACACCCTTCCCAGCCCGTGCAAGCCTGAGTGGATCTATGATGTGCCAGTGGGTCCTGAAAAGCAAAGTCCACCCCAAGGCCACTATGACCCCTCCAAATCCATTTGCGGGCAACTCTATGACACTTTTCCAGCACGTGCTTGGCCCATTCAAAGAGGCagtccatctccctctctctatgaTATACCAAACCCCAACTCGCCTGGCATCTCGAGTCCACCCAAAGTGCTGCCAAGGGTCCCGATTTACGACAAGCTCCCAACTCAGAGGCTTACAGAGGAGTTGGTATATGCGGTTCCACCCCAGGAGGATCCCCTCAGTCGAGTTATCAGTGATCCCCCCGGTGATCATATACCCCTAGAGTGCAGGGGTGACTCAAGCAATGCACATGAACTTGCAAGGGTGCGTCTGCAGCGAATGAGGAACTTCCTGACCTGCGCGACACTCCGTGAACTTCCTGTAAACGGGGAGTCGCTCGCGCAGGAGGACAACGAGCGAGGTAGAACCCTGCGTCTCTCTGCAGCCGACAGTCAACGGATCAGCACCGCCTCAAGCTCCTCCAGtagctcctccagcagctcctgcgACTCTCTGGCCCTGAGCTCGTCCTCTCCCGAGCCGCTGCGAGAGGTGACGCTCAGCCAGGACGAGGCCTGCTGCAGACTTCTGGACCTGCGGGACTCCGTTTGCAGCGCCGTCCCCCGTCTCATGGAGTTTGTCAGCAGTCACTGGAGGAGCAGAGAACATCTGGAGAAACACCTGACGGAGATCAAAGAAGCAGCGGAGGGGATCGCTTGTCGTCTGACGTGCTTTCTGAGCTTCGCGCTGGACGTTAAGGGCAACGCTCGTCATTTGACCGATGCCAACCTTCAGTCGAGGCTCTTTAAACAGCTGTCCATCGTAGAAGACTCGGGTGTGATCCTACAACAAACAGTGAGTGCTCTGAACATGGCTAGGTGGCCCCTCAACACACTCTGCCAGGACTCTGGGCATGTCCAGACCCCGGACCAACTGGACCGCTTCGTCATGGTGGCGCGGACCGTTCCGGAGGACGTCAAGCGCCTGGTGTCCATCATCAATGCCAATGGCAAGCTTCTGTTCAGAGCCCCACAGAAAGCTCCGGAGCCCCTCAACACCATCGGTCAGCCAGAGACGAAGAAAGGTCCCGATGGACGCGAACAAGGAGGGAACTTAGTGGAGGATGATAACGACTACGTAGAGCTACAG ACGAAGAATGACTTTGAAAAACAGCAGAAGGAAGTGAAGAAGGAATTAAAAGAAAACGTCACACCAGTCTCTATCAAGACACAG GCTGATGACAAGTGTCACTCCTCCGAGTCCGGCAGCGGCCCAGAGGAGCAGCGACCGGCCTCCATGTCGGAGCACTGCCGGCTTTACTTTGGCGCTCTCCAGAAGGCCATCAATGGATTTGTGGGCAGCCTTCGGGACGGCCAGCCGCCGGAGAAGTTCATCTCGCAAAGTAAGCTGGTGATCATGGTGGGCCAGAGGCTGGTGAACACCCTGTACAGGGAGGCCCAGCGGGGAGAGTCCTCCCAGAGCCTCCTGTGCAAGAGCAACCACCTGTGTgctctcctgaagcagctggcCGTGGCCACCAAGAAGGCGGCGCTGCACTACCCGGACAAGCAATCTCTGCACGAGGCTCAAGAGTTTGCAAAGGAACTGGCCCAAAGAGCACAGCACTTTCGGATATCGCTTGACCTGTGA